One stretch of Lysobacter sp. TY2-98 DNA includes these proteins:
- a CDS encoding class I SAM-dependent methyltransferase has translation MRGQDANFATGIADVYARLLVPMLFEPYAADLATRIAAFKPHDVLETAAGTGALTREIASHLPDAHLVATDLNAPMLEMARAYLPPSVKRRVADAQSLPFDDASFDVVACQFGAMFFPDHVLAYSEARRVLRPSGRFVFNVWDSLAANPVTAAISDVLMQRFPDDPPDFMARVPHGYHDADRVRHDLADAGFHDVRIMHVDAIAPMASAHDAAIAFCSGTPMRHEIDERDPGGIDDAIVAVTSALEARFGQGRIDAPMRALVIEARV, from the coding sequence ATGAGGGGACAGGACGCGAACTTCGCGACCGGCATCGCCGACGTCTACGCGCGCCTGCTCGTGCCGATGCTGTTCGAGCCCTACGCGGCGGACCTGGCGACACGCATCGCCGCATTCAAGCCGCACGACGTGCTCGAAACGGCGGCGGGCACCGGTGCACTCACGCGCGAAATCGCGTCGCACCTGCCGGACGCGCACCTCGTCGCCACCGACCTCAACGCGCCGATGCTGGAAATGGCGCGGGCATATCTCCCTCCGAGCGTGAAGCGGCGTGTCGCGGATGCACAGTCCCTGCCCTTCGACGACGCGAGCTTCGACGTCGTCGCCTGCCAGTTCGGCGCGATGTTCTTTCCCGATCACGTGCTGGCCTATTCGGAGGCGCGGCGCGTGCTGCGTCCCAGCGGCAGGTTCGTGTTCAACGTCTGGGATTCACTGGCGGCCAATCCCGTCACCGCGGCGATCTCGGACGTCCTGATGCAGCGCTTTCCCGACGACCCGCCAGACTTCATGGCCCGTGTTCCCCACGGCTACCACGACGCGGATCGCGTCCGGCATGACCTCGCCGACGCCGGGTTCCATGACGTGCGCATCATGCATGTCGATGCGATCGCACCGATGGCGAGCGCGCACGATGCGGCGATCGCGTTCTGCAGCGGCACGCCCATGCGCCACGAAATCGACGAGCGCGATCCCGGCGGCATCGACGATGCGATCGTCGCGGTGACGTCGGCGCTTGAAGCGCGCTTCGGGCAAGGTCGCATCGATGCACCGATGCGCGCGCTGGTGATCGAAGCACGCGTCTGA
- a CDS encoding GFA family protein has protein sequence MRIEGSCHCGQVRFACDAPSPVPYQICYCSICRKTAGGSGGAINLGARSDTLEVEGREHLGVYRARIHGKNGDCRISSGQRHFCTGCGSALWLFDPEWPDLVHPHASAIDTPLPIPPERVHMMLGSKANWVHVPSGKYDVHFDEYPEESLEDWHRRHGLYHGDAKND, from the coding sequence ATGCGCATCGAAGGTTCCTGCCATTGCGGCCAGGTGCGGTTCGCGTGCGACGCGCCGTCGCCCGTGCCCTACCAGATCTGCTACTGCTCGATCTGCCGCAAGACTGCGGGCGGCAGTGGCGGCGCGATCAACCTCGGCGCGCGGTCGGACACGCTCGAGGTGGAAGGGCGCGAACACCTCGGTGTCTATCGCGCCCGCATCCATGGGAAGAACGGCGACTGCCGTATCAGCAGCGGCCAGCGCCACTTCTGCACCGGCTGCGGCAGTGCACTGTGGTTGTTCGATCCGGAGTGGCCGGACCTGGTGCATCCGCACGCATCGGCGATCGACACGCCGCTGCCCATTCCGCCGGAACGCGTACACATGATGCTGGGCTCGAAGGCGAACTGGGTGCATGTGCCGTCGGGCAAGTACGACGTGCACTTCGACGAATACCCGGAGGAATCGCTGGAGGACTGGCACCGTCGCCACGGCCTCTACCACGGCGATGCAAAGAACGACTGA